ATGAATAGGGAGATACAGAAAATTATACCTTCATTGTAGATCAGCCTGATGAGAGCTAGTTTGACCCACTGACAGTCAGCCTCTGTTTGCCTTGTTGTCTGCAGTGTAATCTTGGCTTTCCCACCTATGATAGATGGCAGAAAGGAATCACACTGTGGTGACTGAGTTTATCTTGTTGGGATTCACAGACAACCTGAAGTTGCAGGTCCTTCTCTTCATGGTGTTCCTACTGATCTACCTGTTGACCCTAGTGGGAAATCTGGGGATGATTGTGCTCATCCGGATTGACCCCAAGCTtcacacccccatgtacttcttcatCAGCAGCCTTTCATTCCTAGATGTCAGCTACTCCACGATCATTATACCTAGCACACTCATGACCTTTGTGGCTGAGAGAAAAGTCATATCCTACACAGCATGCACAGCTCAGCTCTTCCTATTCTGCATTGCAGTGACAGGAGAGTGCTACCTCCTGGCCGTGATGGCATATGACCGGTTTATAGCCATCTGCAACCCCTTGCTCTACCCTGTCATTATGTCCAAGAGGTTCTGTGTGCTCCTTGTGTGTGGCTCCTACTTCATGAGCTGCATGAATGCAACTATTCAGACATTATTTATATTCCACCTGTCCTTCTGCAATTCCAACATCATCAATCATTTCTTCTGTGATATGCCTCCCATCCTGAAGCTCTCCTGCTCTGACACTTACATCACTGACCTGGTCCATTTCACCTGTGCTACTGTTCTCGTCATCTCAACCATGCTCCTCATTCTCGTCTCTTACATCTGCATTGGGGTTACCATCTGCAAGATTAAATCCGCCAAGGGCAGATGTAAAGCCTTCTCCACCTGTGCCTCCCACCTGACTGCTGTCACCATGTTCTATGGGACAGGCTCCTTCATGTACTTACGGCCCAGTTCAAAATACTCTGTGGAGCATGACAAGATCATCTCTGTGTTTTATAGTCTGGTAATTCCCATGCTGAACCCTATGATTTATAGCCTGAGGAACAAGGAAGTCAAAGAAGCCCTTCGAAGAACAGTAGTAAAGCTATATTACTCTCCATGTGTATCACAGAGATTCAGGAGTCCAAGCAGGACTGAGAGAACCTGAGAACTGTTGAAAGAGAATATGCAAGTAGGTTAGTCCTGCCcaacaaagggaaaggaaaaggatcaATATCTAAGACTGCATCTTGCTGCATGTGTCTGTTGTGAAAGAGAATAGTCACTCCCCCTTCCTGTTTCAGGACTCCCTATTTTACCTCACCCCCTACGTGAAGGATGTGTCACTGAGCAGTCCTTAGGAACTAACTTTTCAGATGGTGACAGTCACTATTTCAATGGCAATATGCTTTGTAACATAGTAGTGCCCCACATCTAATCTCATGTTGTGACCTCTGCAACTATAGAGTGTCAGACAAGTCCTTTGAGAATACTTACAGGCATTTTTGTTCAGGGTGTTTTCTATTTAGAAGATGAAGGTAGCAGAATAGATCTCTAATTTTAGATACTTGCTGTGTAGAAGTCTAAAACTGAATTAGATCTTTTGGGTTCATTTATGCCAGTTGAGCTTAAGTTCTAGCAAGGCAGCTCCACTAGGCTTGCATTAGATAGACGCCACAACTTCAGTCAGGATTCCCTACATGATAGTTATGTGCTGCCAGTTTCTAGATATATTGCAGCAACTCCTATATTTCAGCTACCCAGGTACCACTCAAAACAGTGGTGAAGGATGGGCTGCAGGGAAAAGCATCACCTCACATAATTTAATCTCTTTCCATTAGG
This window of the Strix uralensis isolate ZFMK-TIS-50842 chromosome 22, bStrUra1, whole genome shotgun sequence genome carries:
- the LOC141953241 gene encoding olfactory receptor 5J3-like codes for the protein MAERNHTVVTEFILLGFTDNLKLQVLLFMVFLLIYLLTLVGNLGMIVLIRIDPKLHTPMYFFISSLSFLDVSYSTIIIPSTLMTFVAERKVISYTACTAQLFLFCIAVTGECYLLAVMAYDRFIAICNPLLYPVIMSKRFCVLLVCGSYFMSCMNATIQTLFIFHLSFCNSNIINHFFCDMPPILKLSCSDTYITDLVHFTCATVLVISTMLLILVSYICIGVTICKIKSAKGRCKAFSTCASHLTAVTMFYGTGSFMYLRPSSKYSVEHDKIISVFYSLVIPMLNPMIYSLRNKEVKEALRRTVVKLYYSPCDSLFYLTPYVKDVSLSSP